A genomic stretch from Kribbella amoyensis includes:
- a CDS encoding YdeI/OmpD-associated family protein encodes MRFRTTLAGTTTTGIVVPPEVIEALGQGKKPPVVVTVGGHTYRSTVAVMGGRFMISLSAKNRAAAGVAAGDEVDVEVELDTEPRVLEVPADFATALDARPEARAFFDGLSYSQRSWFVLGIEDAKKPETRRNRIEKAVERLASGRGQR; translated from the coding sequence ATGAGGTTCCGGACCACGCTGGCCGGCACGACGACCACCGGGATCGTGGTCCCGCCGGAGGTGATCGAGGCCCTGGGCCAGGGCAAGAAGCCGCCCGTGGTCGTGACGGTCGGCGGGCACACGTATCGCAGTACGGTCGCCGTGATGGGCGGGAGGTTCATGATCTCGCTGAGCGCGAAGAACCGGGCGGCCGCGGGCGTCGCGGCCGGCGACGAGGTGGACGTCGAGGTCGAGCTGGACACGGAGCCGCGGGTGCTGGAGGTACCGGCGGACTTCGCTACGGCCCTGGACGCGCGGCCGGAGGCGCGGGCGTTCTTCGACGGCCTCTCGTACAGCCAGCGCAGCTGGTTCGTGCTGGGGATCGAGGACGCGAAGAAGCCGGAGACCCGGCGGAACCGGATCGAGAAGGCGGTCGAGCGGCTGGCGTCCGGCCGCGGCCAGCGCTGA
- a CDS encoding alpha/beta fold hydrolase — MEKTTSKDGTTIAYDRAGSGPAVVLVDGALCSRAQGPMPELAAELKSRFTVYNYDRRGRGDSGDTAEYSVEREIEDLAAVIEAAGGSAYVYGTSSGAALSLRAASAGVPIAKLAVFEAPFVVDASRRQIPPTWVADLRALVAEDRRGDAVKYFMTKGVGLPGIVVALMQLMPAWKPMKAVAHTLPYDAEVVGANGFGQPLDQAQFAGIEQPVLVVGGGKSPAWMRTSVRAVAAAVPGAVHREIPGQNHMIKATAIAPVLAEYFGGGAA, encoded by the coding sequence ATGGAGAAGACCACCTCGAAGGACGGCACCACGATCGCGTACGACCGGGCCGGTTCGGGTCCGGCGGTCGTGCTCGTCGACGGCGCGCTCTGCAGCCGGGCCCAGGGTCCGATGCCCGAGCTCGCGGCCGAGCTGAAGTCCCGGTTCACCGTGTACAACTACGACCGGCGCGGCCGCGGCGACAGCGGCGACACCGCGGAGTACTCGGTCGAGCGGGAGATCGAGGACCTGGCCGCCGTGATCGAGGCGGCCGGCGGTTCCGCTTACGTGTACGGGACGTCGTCCGGTGCCGCGTTGTCCTTGCGGGCGGCCTCGGCCGGGGTGCCGATCGCCAAGCTGGCCGTGTTCGAGGCGCCGTTCGTCGTGGACGCCAGCCGCCGGCAGATCCCCCCGACCTGGGTGGCCGACCTGCGGGCCCTGGTCGCCGAGGACCGCCGGGGCGACGCGGTGAAGTACTTCATGACCAAGGGCGTCGGCCTGCCGGGCATCGTGGTCGCGCTGATGCAGCTGATGCCGGCCTGGAAGCCGATGAAGGCGGTCGCCCACACCCTCCCGTACGACGCGGAGGTCGTCGGCGCGAACGGCTTCGGCCAACCGCTGGACCAGGCCCAGTTCGCCGGGATCGAGCAGCCGGTCCTGGTCGTCGGCGGTGGCAAGAGCCCGGCCTGGATGCGGACCTCGGTCCGCGCCGTCGCGGCCGCCGTCCCCGGTGCCGTCCACCGCGAGATCCCGGGCCAGAACCACATGATCAAGGCGACCGCCATCGCGCCCGTGCTGGCCGAGTACTTCGGCGGGGGTGCGGCGTGA
- a CDS encoding RNA polymerase sigma factor: MTVTDTHGAIDAVWRIESARIIAGVARIVRDVGLAEELAQDALVAALEQWPESGVPNNPGAWLMAIAKRRAIDLIRRKETYQRKLAEMGHQLEIDGDSVEDDVEAILEDHIEDDLLRLVFTACHPVLTTDARVSLTLRLLGGLKTDEIARAFLAPEPTIAQRIVRAKRNLAKAGVEFEVPAGDDLVERLSSVLEVIYLIYNEGYSATAGDDWMRPALCNEALRLGRLLAELMPQEPEVHGLLALMELQASRANARVGPNGEPVLLLDQDRRRWDRLLIRRGLESIDRAWAQEAPPGPYLLQAAIAACHARAAEADDTDWATIAGLYEVLAQVTPSPVVELNRAVALSMAFGPERGLEAVDTLLDEPSLKGYHLLPSVRGDLLFKLGRLAEARVEFERAAGLTRNERERVLLLDRAAAC; the protein is encoded by the coding sequence GTGACGGTTACGGACACCCACGGGGCGATCGACGCGGTCTGGCGGATCGAGTCGGCACGGATCATCGCCGGCGTCGCGCGGATCGTGCGCGACGTCGGACTGGCCGAGGAACTGGCCCAGGACGCGTTGGTCGCGGCGCTCGAGCAATGGCCGGAGTCGGGCGTGCCGAACAACCCGGGCGCCTGGTTGATGGCGATCGCGAAGCGGCGGGCGATCGACCTGATCCGGCGCAAGGAGACCTACCAGCGCAAGCTGGCCGAGATGGGCCACCAGCTGGAGATCGACGGCGACAGCGTCGAGGACGACGTGGAGGCGATCCTCGAGGACCACATCGAGGACGACCTGCTCCGGCTCGTGTTCACCGCCTGCCACCCGGTGCTGACCACCGACGCCCGGGTCAGCCTGACGCTGCGGCTGCTCGGCGGCCTGAAGACCGACGAGATCGCCCGCGCGTTCCTCGCCCCCGAGCCGACCATTGCCCAGCGCATCGTCCGGGCCAAACGGAACCTGGCCAAGGCCGGGGTCGAGTTCGAGGTGCCGGCCGGGGACGACCTGGTCGAGCGGCTGTCCTCGGTGCTCGAAGTGATCTACCTGATCTACAACGAGGGCTACTCCGCGACCGCGGGCGACGACTGGATGCGGCCGGCGCTGTGCAACGAGGCGCTGCGGCTCGGCCGGTTGCTGGCCGAGCTGATGCCGCAGGAGCCGGAGGTGCACGGGCTGCTCGCGCTGATGGAGCTGCAGGCGTCCCGGGCGAACGCACGCGTCGGTCCGAACGGTGAGCCCGTCCTGCTGCTCGACCAGGACCGCCGGCGCTGGGACCGGTTGCTGATCCGCCGTGGTCTGGAGAGCATCGACCGCGCGTGGGCGCAGGAGGCACCACCCGGGCCGTACCTGCTGCAGGCCGCGATCGCCGCCTGTCACGCCCGGGCCGCCGAGGCCGACGACACCGACTGGGCCACCATCGCCGGACTGTACGAGGTGCTCGCGCAGGTCACGCCGTCGCCGGTGGTCGAGCTGAACAGGGCGGTCGCGCTGTCGATGGCGTTCGGTCCCGAGCGTGGACTGGAGGCGGTCGACACGTTGCTCGACGAGCCCTCGCTGAAGGGGTACCACCTGCTGCCGAGCGTCCGCGGGGACCTGCTGTTCAAGCTCGGCCGGCTCGCCGAGGCGCGGGTCGAGTTCGAGCGGGCCGCCGGCCTGACCCGGAACGAACGCGAACGTGTCCTGCTCCTGGATCGCGCCGCCGCCTGCTGA
- a CDS encoding YciI family protein: protein MRYMIINKADENSEAGRMPAPAVGEAVGQVVDDMTKAGVLLLGEGVHRSSLGARVKVAGGKRTVTDGPFTETKELIGGFMVLDVRSRDEAIEWAARLAEALDAEVEVRRVVEEADFDPAADVWKD, encoded by the coding sequence ATGCGGTACATGATCATCAACAAGGCGGACGAGAACAGCGAAGCCGGGCGGATGCCGGCGCCGGCGGTCGGCGAGGCGGTCGGGCAGGTGGTCGACGACATGACCAAGGCCGGCGTGCTGTTGCTCGGCGAGGGCGTGCACCGTAGTTCGCTCGGCGCCCGGGTGAAGGTGGCCGGGGGCAAGCGCACCGTCACGGACGGGCCGTTCACCGAGACCAAGGAACTGATCGGCGGATTCATGGTCCTCGACGTCCGGTCCCGGGACGAGGCGATCGAGTGGGCCGCCCGCCTCGCCGAGGCCCTGGACGCCGAGGTCGAGGTCCGCCGCGTCGTCGAGGAAGCCGACTTCGACCCCGCCGCTGACGTCTGGAAGGACTGA
- a CDS encoding NADP-dependent oxidoreductase, protein MNQPLSGQEVRLAARPHGEPTPADFELTTAPVPVPKAGQVLVRNTWISVDPYMRGRMDEVTGGLPPFRIGEVMDGGALGEVIASEADGIPVGATVSHFLGWREYAVVDAADALVVDTTVAPPESYLGVLGVTGLTAYAALTRIVQVREGDIVFVSAAAGAVGSVAGQVAKQLGAARVIGSAGGPLKAKKLIEDFGFDVALDYWAGDLAGQLRAAAPDGLDVYLDNVGGDHLRAAIDNLRPHGRAALIGSVSGYNTAVPAPDNLLDVVYKSLTLRGIQVTDHFDLLGEYVGRAVRWLADGRLRAESTVVDGLAEAPGALIGVLRGANTGKMLVRI, encoded by the coding sequence ATGAACCAGCCGCTCAGCGGTCAGGAAGTCCGGCTCGCCGCTCGTCCGCACGGAGAACCGACACCGGCCGACTTCGAGCTCACCACGGCACCGGTCCCGGTCCCGAAGGCCGGTCAGGTGCTCGTCCGGAACACCTGGATCTCCGTCGACCCGTACATGCGCGGCCGGATGGACGAGGTGACCGGTGGCCTGCCGCCGTTCCGGATCGGCGAGGTGATGGACGGCGGTGCGCTCGGCGAGGTGATCGCCTCGGAGGCCGACGGCATCCCGGTCGGGGCAACGGTCAGCCACTTCCTCGGCTGGCGGGAGTACGCCGTGGTCGACGCCGCCGACGCGCTCGTGGTGGACACCACCGTGGCGCCGCCGGAGTCGTACTTGGGGGTCCTCGGCGTCACCGGGCTCACGGCGTACGCGGCGCTGACGCGGATCGTGCAGGTCCGCGAGGGGGACATCGTGTTCGTCTCGGCGGCGGCCGGGGCGGTCGGCTCGGTCGCGGGTCAGGTGGCGAAGCAACTCGGTGCGGCCAGGGTGATCGGCTCGGCCGGTGGGCCGCTGAAGGCCAAGAAGCTGATCGAGGACTTCGGATTCGACGTGGCCCTCGACTACTGGGCCGGGGACCTGGCCGGCCAACTGCGGGCCGCGGCACCCGACGGACTGGACGTGTACCTGGACAACGTGGGCGGCGACCACCTGCGGGCGGCGATCGACAATCTGCGTCCGCACGGCCGGGCCGCGTTGATCGGGTCGGTCAGTGGCTACAACACGGCGGTCCCGGCGCCTGACAACCTGCTGGACGTGGTCTACAAGTCGCTCACGCTGCGCGGGATCCAGGTGACGGACCACTTCGACCTGCTCGGAGAGTACGTCGGCCGGGCGGTGCGCTGGCTGGCCGACGGGCGGTTGCGGGCCGAGTCGACGGTCGTGGACGGGCTCGCCGAGGCGCCGGGAGCGCTGATCGGGGTGCTGCGGGGCGCGAACACCGGCAAGATGCTGGTACGGATCTGA
- a CDS encoding BTAD domain-containing putative transcriptional regulator: protein MRFGVLGPVTAWTDTGEPVRIPELKVRAVLADLLAHRGRIVSADRLTEDLYADAPPANPAGTVQLKISRLRHALDHAEPGARSLVVSRSPGYLLTTEAVDADEFLDLVRRARVAAAPRERVRLLREALGLWRGPAYADFADETFTRSAILRLEEERLSAEEELAEARLELGEHHQLAAELTEQVTLHPLRQRLRAAYLLALYRSGRHADALAGYDELRHQLAEDLGLDPTPELAALHTAILRQDPALTLTPRGTNLPAGLTELIGRESVLDKVSAGLKRGRLVTLVGPGGTGKTRVALAAASEQEDAWLVELAALDRTADPETIAATALTSLGIREPSDRRTSREPGPHGQAERLLVEALRGRQMVLLLDNCEHVADAAAQLAETVLRAAPGVRVLATGQQVLGVPGEVVIAVPPLGLPVDDEPLTASAAVQLFTARAGLTVTDQNATAIRRICLGLDGNPLALELAAARVRVLGVGELAARLDDRLALLSSGRRTGPARQQTLRAMIDWSWQLLSPAEQTVLRRLATHADSFSLDAAVSVAQDNDAVNDAINGDHDVAAAVLGLADRSLVTTLETSTGQRFRLLESVRAFAAEQLEESGEAESVQRRHLAYYLDLAARAQLHSADQLSWLDRLDAETAEFRHAFDHAVSTADGAHALRLASSLGWYWFLRGRLIEARRTLATALTLPGPATDRAAVEVWQTALALLCGETPSNPSVNGQIRADQLRASVVGTREAVSTVDLRAAADAARLGIADPVEAARAVWLLAYANRGFGDPATTEELVATALRASRELADDWGVAASLSLRATLRRARSELAAAERDAHEAERIFRRLGDRWGLLKATSTRAELAEIEGDYPSAAEHHRTGRRLAEDLGRWCEVSFKLSGLGRIALLTGDTAAADDLHHRALRIAVEQSDEVAEEFAEMGLALSARRQHRLDDAERHLRRWLHWLTRVDGEPGLALVLAELGFVAELRGDPEIALARHRDSQAAAEKLGDPRAIALALEGQAGAHSSAGRLHQARRLLAEAAALRTSVGAPLPPAERGDLDRITARLG from the coding sequence ATGCGCTTCGGGGTACTCGGTCCGGTCACGGCCTGGACCGACACCGGTGAGCCGGTCCGGATCCCCGAGCTGAAGGTGCGGGCGGTCCTGGCCGATCTGCTCGCGCACCGGGGCCGGATCGTCTCGGCCGACCGTCTCACCGAGGACCTGTACGCCGACGCCCCGCCCGCCAACCCGGCCGGTACGGTCCAGCTGAAGATCTCGCGGCTCCGGCACGCGCTCGACCACGCCGAACCAGGCGCCCGGTCCCTGGTGGTCTCCCGGTCCCCCGGCTACCTGCTGACCACCGAGGCCGTCGACGCGGACGAGTTCCTCGACCTGGTACGCCGTGCGCGGGTGGCCGCGGCTCCACGGGAACGGGTCCGGCTGCTCCGCGAAGCGCTCGGGTTGTGGCGCGGTCCGGCGTACGCGGATTTCGCCGACGAGACGTTCACCCGGTCCGCGATCCTGCGGCTGGAGGAGGAGCGCCTCTCGGCCGAGGAGGAGCTCGCCGAAGCCCGGCTGGAGCTCGGTGAGCACCATCAACTCGCCGCGGAGCTCACCGAACAGGTGACCCTTCATCCGTTGCGCCAGCGGCTCCGGGCGGCGTACCTGCTCGCCCTCTACCGCTCCGGCCGGCACGCGGACGCGCTCGCCGGGTACGACGAACTACGCCACCAGCTTGCCGAGGACCTCGGCCTCGATCCCACCCCGGAACTCGCCGCCCTGCACACCGCGATCCTGCGCCAGGACCCGGCCCTCACCTTGACCCCGCGCGGTACCAATCTGCCGGCCGGCCTGACCGAGCTGATCGGGCGCGAGTCCGTGCTCGACAAGGTGAGCGCGGGGCTGAAGCGAGGCCGCCTGGTCACGCTGGTCGGTCCAGGCGGTACGGGCAAGACCCGCGTCGCCCTGGCCGCGGCGAGCGAACAGGAGGACGCGTGGTTGGTCGAGCTCGCCGCGCTGGACCGGACGGCTGATCCGGAGACCATCGCGGCCACGGCCCTCACCAGCCTCGGCATCCGCGAACCGTCCGACCGCCGCACCTCGCGGGAGCCAGGACCACACGGTCAGGCGGAGCGGCTCCTGGTCGAGGCGCTGCGCGGGCGGCAAATGGTGCTGCTGTTGGACAACTGCGAGCACGTCGCCGACGCCGCGGCCCAGCTGGCCGAGACCGTACTGCGGGCCGCGCCGGGCGTGCGGGTGCTGGCGACAGGGCAACAGGTACTGGGTGTGCCCGGCGAGGTCGTGATCGCGGTCCCTCCGCTCGGGTTGCCGGTCGACGACGAGCCGCTGACGGCTTCGGCCGCGGTCCAGCTGTTCACCGCGCGAGCCGGTCTCACCGTGACGGACCAGAACGCGACCGCGATTCGCCGGATCTGTCTCGGCCTGGACGGCAACCCGCTCGCCCTCGAACTGGCCGCCGCCCGCGTCCGCGTCCTCGGTGTCGGCGAGCTCGCCGCGCGGCTGGACGACCGGCTCGCGCTGCTCAGTTCCGGACGGCGGACCGGACCGGCCCGGCAGCAGACCTTGCGGGCGATGATCGACTGGAGCTGGCAGCTGCTCTCCCCGGCCGAGCAGACCGTGCTCCGCCGGCTCGCGACCCACGCCGACTCGTTCAGCCTCGACGCGGCCGTCTCCGTTGCCCAGGACAACGATGCGGTCAACGATGCAATCAACGGTGACCACGACGTCGCCGCCGCCGTCCTGGGGCTGGCCGATCGGTCGCTCGTGACGACGCTGGAGACGTCGACCGGGCAGCGTTTCCGGTTGCTCGAGTCCGTCCGGGCGTTCGCGGCCGAGCAACTCGAGGAGTCTGGTGAGGCCGAGTCGGTCCAGCGGCGACACCTCGCGTACTACCTGGACCTGGCCGCACGGGCGCAACTCCACTCGGCGGATCAGCTGAGCTGGCTCGACCGCCTCGACGCCGAGACCGCGGAATTCCGTCATGCGTTCGACCACGCGGTGAGTACGGCCGACGGGGCGCACGCGCTTCGGCTGGCGAGCAGCCTGGGCTGGTACTGGTTCCTTCGCGGGCGGCTGATCGAAGCCCGGCGTACGCTCGCCACCGCCCTGACGCTCCCCGGGCCGGCAACCGACCGCGCCGCAGTCGAAGTCTGGCAAACAGCCCTCGCCCTCCTCTGCGGCGAGACCCCCAGCAACCCGAGTGTCAACGGTCAGATCCGCGCGGATCAGCTGCGGGCGAGCGTCGTCGGTACGCGGGAAGCCGTGTCGACTGTGGATCTGCGGGCGGCCGCGGACGCCGCCCGGTTGGGGATCGCCGATCCGGTGGAGGCTGCTCGGGCGGTGTGGTTGCTGGCCTATGCGAATCGCGGGTTCGGTGATCCGGCAACGACCGAAGAGCTGGTCGCGACGGCTCTGCGGGCGTCACGGGAGCTGGCCGACGACTGGGGGGTCGCGGCATCGCTGAGTCTCCGCGCGACGTTACGCCGAGCACGCAGCGAGCTGGCAGCAGCGGAGCGCGACGCCCACGAGGCCGAGCGGATCTTCCGCCGGCTGGGCGATCGCTGGGGGTTGCTGAAGGCAACCAGTACGCGGGCCGAGCTGGCCGAGATCGAGGGCGACTATCCGAGCGCGGCCGAGCACCACCGGACCGGGCGGCGCCTCGCCGAGGACCTCGGACGGTGGTGCGAGGTGTCGTTCAAGTTGTCCGGACTCGGCCGGATCGCATTGCTGACCGGAGACACGGCAGCGGCCGACGACCTGCACCACCGGGCGTTACGGATCGCGGTGGAGCAGTCGGACGAGGTCGCCGAGGAGTTCGCCGAGATGGGCCTGGCGTTGTCGGCCCGCCGCCAGCATCGCCTCGACGACGCCGAGCGGCACCTGCGCCGCTGGCTGCACTGGCTCACCCGGGTCGACGGTGAACCAGGCCTCGCCCTCGTCCTCGCCGAGCTCGGCTTCGTCGCCGAACTGCGCGGCGACCCCGAAATCGCCCTGGCCCGGCACCGCGACTCCCAAGCCGCGGCCGAGAAACTCGGCGACCCCCGCGCGATCGCCCTCGCCCTCGAAGGCCAGGCCGGCGCCCACTCGTCCGCCGGCCGACTCCACCAGGCCCGCCGCCTCCTCGCCGAAGCCGCCGCCCTCCGCACCTCGGTCGGCGCACCCCTCCCACCCGCCGAACGAGGCGACCTGGACCGCATCACCGCCCGTCTCGGCTGA
- a CDS encoding SDR family NAD(P)-dependent oxidoreductase: MRNVFVAGGTTGMGRAIADHYLGQGARVTVVGSTPSRGERFLADAAAAGAGDRASFVHADLLSIAENHRVVEELRARHDSLDAVVLAAMLPFVKRHETADGFEGSFVLYYLSRFVLSYRLTDLLERGDAPIITSIGATGITKGDVNWDDLQSTRNYSAVRTTISSGRANDLLGVHYLQNHPDGRTKYLQLRPPYTRSGTNHLPQPYRAAASVLARLFATPPERSVRSTLELMDHQPPERLVLRAVDKPVDPGLATFDPDKARRLYDLTAHVLDPTRWSTDVSRDGR, from the coding sequence ATGCGCAACGTCTTCGTGGCCGGCGGAACGACCGGGATGGGCCGGGCGATCGCCGATCACTACCTCGGTCAGGGCGCTCGGGTGACGGTCGTCGGGAGTACGCCGTCGCGGGGTGAGCGGTTCCTCGCCGACGCGGCGGCCGCGGGTGCGGGGGACCGGGCTTCGTTCGTCCACGCGGACCTGCTCTCGATCGCGGAGAACCACCGGGTGGTCGAGGAGCTCCGGGCCCGCCACGATTCGCTCGACGCGGTCGTGCTGGCCGCGATGCTGCCGTTCGTCAAGCGGCACGAGACGGCGGACGGGTTCGAGGGCTCGTTCGTGCTCTACTACCTGAGCCGCTTCGTCCTGAGCTACCGGCTGACCGACCTGCTCGAACGCGGCGACGCCCCGATCATCACGAGCATCGGCGCCACCGGCATCACCAAGGGCGACGTGAACTGGGACGACCTGCAGTCCACCCGGAACTACAGCGCCGTCCGCACCACGATCAGCAGCGGCCGCGCGAACGACCTGCTCGGCGTGCACTACCTGCAGAACCACCCGGACGGCCGGACCAAGTACCTCCAACTCCGCCCGCCGTACACCCGCAGCGGCACCAACCACCTACCCCAGCCGTACCGCGCGGCGGCCTCCGTACTCGCCAGGCTCTTCGCCACACCGCCCGAGCGGAGTGTCCGGAGCACCCTCGAACTGATGGACCACCAACCACCCGAGCGCCTTGTCCTGCGAGCCGTCGACAAGCCCGTCGATCCGGGTCTCGCGACCTTCGACCCGGACAAGGCGCGCCGCCTGTACGACCTGACCGCGCACGTCCTCGACCCGACCAGGTGGAGCACGGACGTCAGCCGAGACGGGCGGTGA
- a CDS encoding TetR/AcrR family transcriptional regulator — protein sequence MAQKRDREATRARLLECARLRFARDGYDGTSVRDVAGDAGVDAALVFRYFGSKSGLFSEAMATSSGQVTLPAGPVEELPAKLLRQLVFEDWAEYAGEHPLIAMLRSAGHDDLRARVRQQVCDGYLGTLQQLAEGHEDAELRTELFAAWLLGIGILRTAVGTPTLTQATEADLAPHLAAVAQALFGRPIPEAPEN from the coding sequence ATGGCGCAGAAGCGGGACCGCGAGGCGACCAGGGCCCGGTTGCTGGAGTGCGCCCGGCTGCGGTTCGCGCGGGACGGGTACGACGGGACCAGCGTGCGCGACGTCGCCGGGGACGCCGGGGTGGACGCCGCCCTGGTGTTCCGGTACTTCGGGTCGAAGTCCGGGCTGTTCTCCGAGGCGATGGCGACGTCGTCCGGCCAGGTCACGCTGCCGGCCGGGCCGGTCGAGGAGTTGCCCGCGAAGCTGTTGCGCCAGCTGGTCTTCGAGGACTGGGCCGAGTACGCCGGCGAGCACCCGCTGATCGCGATGCTCCGCTCGGCCGGCCACGACGACCTGCGCGCCCGGGTCCGCCAGCAGGTCTGCGACGGCTACCTGGGCACCCTCCAGCAGCTTGCTGAAGGCCACGAAGACGCCGAGCTCCGGACCGAGCTCTTCGCCGCCTGGCTCCTCGGCATCGGCATCCTCCGCACCGCGGTAGGCACCCCGACCCTCACCCAGGCCACCGAAGCCGACCTGGCCCCCCATCTGGCCGCCGTAGCCCAAGCCCTCTTCGGCCGCCCGATCCCGGAAGCCCCAGAAAACTAG
- a CDS encoding LCP family protein has product MPRSLGLTMVGAVLPGSGLIIGGRRVIGALVLLCTLAVVGCGAYVWWERRDEVLASSVIPSRLLLAGVAIAVLAFGWIVVVVASHRLLRPATGGAAGRAAGAILVGALCFAITAPAALGVQSVMAQRDLVLNVFAAQKESKSATRPSTVNVKDPWEDKPRLNLLLIGGDDGPGRVGVRADTVIVASIDTRTGNTALISLPRQLTFMPFPKDSPLHKAYPNGFGQEGLSLEGRLEWMLTAMYQNVPEAHPGILGPSDNQGADVVKQSVGEATGLGIDYYLQVNLQGFDEIVDALGGITVNVNERVAMGGISSAHIPPGQWIDPGPNQHLNGFRALWFARGRYGADDDQRQIRQRCAIKGIVDAADPATLVTKYQAIAKAGKHLLRTDIPQELLPALVELALKVKSGTVSNVTLDVSKLRLKYLHPDYEGLRETVTKALAQEPTPTPSVPPTPARTSPPKPTATTTPPPPVQDLRDACAYHPTGAQSDN; this is encoded by the coding sequence GTGCCTCGGTCGCTCGGGTTGACCATGGTGGGCGCGGTGCTGCCGGGGAGTGGGTTGATCATCGGCGGCCGCCGGGTGATCGGTGCCCTGGTTCTCCTCTGCACGCTCGCCGTCGTCGGCTGCGGGGCGTACGTCTGGTGGGAGCGGCGTGACGAGGTGCTGGCGTCGTCCGTCATCCCGAGCCGGCTGTTGCTGGCCGGGGTGGCGATCGCGGTGCTCGCGTTCGGCTGGATCGTGGTGGTGGTCGCCTCGCACCGATTGTTGCGCCCGGCAACCGGCGGGGCGGCGGGCCGGGCGGCCGGAGCGATCCTGGTCGGGGCGCTGTGTTTCGCGATCACAGCACCCGCGGCGCTGGGCGTCCAGAGTGTGATGGCGCAACGGGACCTGGTCCTGAACGTGTTCGCCGCGCAGAAGGAGAGCAAGAGCGCGACCCGCCCGTCGACGGTGAACGTGAAGGACCCGTGGGAGGACAAGCCGCGGCTCAACCTGCTGCTGATCGGTGGTGACGACGGCCCCGGCCGGGTCGGCGTCCGGGCCGACACCGTGATCGTCGCCAGCATCGACACCAGGACCGGCAACACGGCGCTGATCTCGTTGCCGCGGCAACTGACCTTCATGCCGTTCCCGAAGGACTCGCCGCTGCACAAGGCGTACCCGAACGGCTTCGGCCAGGAAGGGCTCAGCCTCGAAGGCCGGCTGGAGTGGATGCTCACGGCGATGTACCAGAACGTGCCGGAGGCGCATCCGGGCATCCTCGGCCCGTCCGACAACCAGGGCGCCGACGTGGTCAAGCAGTCCGTCGGCGAGGCGACCGGGCTGGGCATCGACTACTACCTCCAGGTCAACCTGCAGGGCTTCGACGAGATCGTGGACGCGCTCGGTGGCATCACCGTGAACGTCAACGAACGCGTCGCGATGGGCGGGATCAGCAGCGCCCACATCCCACCCGGCCAGTGGATCGACCCGGGTCCCAACCAGCACCTGAACGGATTCCGCGCGCTCTGGTTCGCCCGTGGCCGGTACGGCGCCGACGACGACCAGCGGCAGATCCGCCAGCGCTGCGCGATCAAGGGCATCGTCGACGCGGCCGACCCGGCCACCCTGGTCACGAAGTACCAGGCGATCGCGAAGGCCGGCAAGCACCTGCTCCGCACCGACATCCCGCAGGAACTCCTGCCCGCCCTGGTCGAACTGGCGCTCAAGGTGAAGTCCGGCACCGTCTCCAACGTCACTCTGGACGTCTCCAAGCTCCGCCTCAAGTACCTCCACCCCGACTACGAAGGCCTCCGCGAAACCGTCACCAAGGCCTTGGCCCAAGAGCCCACGCCCACCCCGTCCGTCCCGCCGACGCCAGCCAGAACCAGCCCGCCCAAGCCGACCGCGACCACAACGCCCCCACCCCCGGTCCAAGACCTCCGCGACGCCTGCGCCTACCACCCCACCGGCGCCCAGTCCGACAACTGA
- a CDS encoding TetR/AcrR family transcriptional regulator, whose protein sequence is MSPRKSAPPDQARSLALLWGSHSKPGRSGLTVRAIVDQAVDLADADGLEAVSMRQVAERLQAGTMSLYTHVPGKGELTALMFDRVYGDLYADVDEPVRRPGGWRGSLEFVARRNWDVLMAHPWIHDVPTIRTALGPNIALKYEAELRPLDRLGLTDVEMDSALTLVLTHVGGTARMAAEQLRTQRESGLSDEEWWVQTGPLLDRHLAGMAERFPVAGRVGRSAGQEHQAEFDSSHALRFGLDRILDGIALLVDQRTS, encoded by the coding sequence TTGTCACCTCGGAAGAGCGCACCGCCGGACCAGGCGCGCAGTCTGGCGTTGTTGTGGGGCAGTCACAGCAAGCCGGGTCGCTCGGGCCTCACCGTGCGGGCGATCGTCGACCAGGCCGTCGACCTGGCCGACGCGGACGGGCTCGAGGCGGTGTCGATGCGTCAGGTCGCCGAACGTCTCCAGGCCGGCACCATGTCGCTGTACACGCATGTCCCGGGCAAGGGCGAGCTGACGGCCCTGATGTTCGACCGGGTGTACGGCGACCTGTACGCGGACGTGGACGAGCCGGTCCGCCGACCAGGTGGCTGGCGTGGCTCGCTGGAGTTCGTGGCGCGCCGCAACTGGGACGTCCTGATGGCGCATCCGTGGATCCACGACGTGCCGACGATCCGGACCGCGCTCGGGCCGAATATCGCCCTCAAGTACGAGGCCGAACTCCGGCCGCTCGACCGGCTCGGCCTGACCGACGTGGAGATGGATTCCGCGTTGACGCTGGTGCTCACCCACGTCGGAGGCACCGCGCGGATGGCGGCCGAGCAGCTCCGCACCCAACGCGAGAGCGGGCTGTCCGACGAGGAGTGGTGGGTGCAGACCGGCCCGTTGCTCGACCGGCACCTGGCCGGGATGGCGGAGCGGTTCCCCGTCGCCGGGCGCGTCGGCCGGTCGGCGGGCCAGGAACACCAGGCCGAGTTCGACTCCAGCCACGCGCTGCGCTTCGGCCTCGACCGCATCCTCGACGGCATCGCCCTCCTGGTCGACCAACGCACCAGCTAG